The Armatimonadota bacterium region CGCGCCAGAGCCAGCCGTTCACGCGCCTCCAACCGGATTGCGAGCTGCGCGAAATCCAGATCGGCGGGGATCGCGATGTTGCTCATGGAAGAAATGGCTCGCATACGAGCCACGTCGCGACGAAGATAGGCGGCCTGGGCCAGAGACAGCTCTCCCAGCGCGCGCGCCGCTGCTTTCGCACGCACGCGCGGGCGCGCGCCACCCGAAAACCCCGCGCTTCCGCCGAGCGTTTCCCCTGGCAGGTCATCGCGGGGAAAGTGAACAAGTCCGATCTCTTCGGCGAGGCCGGAGAGACGGCACCAGGCCCCGTCCTGGCCGAATAAAAGCCGAAACTCGGCACGCGAGGTGAGCATCCGGTACGGCTCGTCCAGATGCTGTTCGGTCAGGTCAGAGATCATGACTCCAATGTATCCATCCCTGCGTCCCAGTCGGATAGGCTCAAGGCCGTGCAGACGCCGGGCGCAGTTGACCCCCGCGACCAGGCCCTGCGCCGCTGCCTCTTCATATCCCGACGTTCCGTTGACCTGGCCCGCAAAATACAAGCCTTTAACGGCAGGAAAGCCAAGATCCGGCCCCAGGCAACTCGCGTCGAGGGCATCATATTCTATGGCGTAGCCCGGGCGGACCATGTGAGCGTGCTCCAGACCTTCGATAGTTCGGAGCATCTCAAGCTGCACATCGGCGGGCATGGCGCTGGACACTCCCTGGACATACACCTCTTCTGTATCCCAGCCCTCGCGCTCCAGAAACACCAGGTGCGCCTGGCGGTCGGGGAACCGCTGCAACTTGGCCTCGATAGAAGGGCAATAGCGTGGCCCCACGCCCGTGATTCTGCCGCTCCAGAGGGCGGACCGGCCCGAATTGGCCCACAGCA contains the following coding sequences:
- the mnmG gene encoding tRNA uridine-5-carboxymethylaminomethyl(34) synthesis enzyme MnmG — translated: MTARVLSDDDFDVVVVGGGHAGCEAALACARLGVRTALVTQNLDTIAAMPCNCSIGGPGKAHLVREIDALGGEMARNIDRSFTHIRLLNSSRGPAVQALRAQADKALYRACMKAVLEKQESLWILQDTAVRVLVDERAVSGVLLQSGRPLACRGLVLCAGTFLNGMIHMGEVTIPAGRAGEAASVELSASLAQLGLPIRRFKTGTVPRVLFSSIDFDKVRVQPSETSDQRFSRDRVGRPSLPLVPCHITATNPRTHALLWANSGRSALWSGRITGVGPRYCPSIEAKLQRFPDRQAHLVFLEREGWDTEEVYVQGVSSAMPADVQLEMLRTIEGLEHAHMVRPGYAIEYDALDASCLGPDLGFPAVKGLYFAGQVNGTSGYEEAAAQGLVAGVNCARRLHGLEPIRLGRRDGYIGVMISDLTEQHLDEPYRMLTSRAEFRLLFGQDGAWCRLSGLAEEIGLVHFPRDDLPGETLGGSAGFSGGARPRVRAKAAARALGELSLAQAAYLRRDVARMRAISSMSNIAIPADLDFAQLAIRLEARERLALARPTVLSEAAALPGITPADLATLHAACIAFLRGGR